Proteins from a genomic interval of Geodermatophilus obscurus DSM 43160:
- a CDS encoding single-stranded DNA-binding protein — MSVAVIDRNDVVLRGRLSAPAEVRTLPSGDTLVSFRLVVRRPGPQTRGRSTDTLPCITYDRALQKRVTAWQAGDVVEVEGALQRRFWRTATGTTSMTEVNCRRGRKVPRSAGADVRTA; from the coding sequence ATGAGCGTGGCTGTGATCGACCGGAACGACGTGGTGCTCCGCGGGAGGCTCTCTGCCCCGGCCGAGGTGCGGACCCTGCCCAGCGGGGACACGCTGGTCAGCTTCCGCTTGGTGGTACGCCGGCCCGGACCACAGACCCGGGGGCGGTCGACCGACACGCTGCCGTGCATCACCTACGACCGCGCGCTGCAGAAGCGGGTCACGGCGTGGCAGGCCGGTGACGTCGTCGAGGTGGAGGGCGCCCTGCAGCGCCGGTTCTGGCGGACCGCGACCGGCACCACGTCGATGACCGAGGTGAACTGCCGGCGCGGACGCAAGGTGCCGCGGTCCGCAGGGGCCGACGTCCGTACCGCGTGA
- a CDS encoding DUF1015 domain-containing protein, whose translation MRSTSDSPYPEAATGLEVRPFRALTYRRRDPGHLARVSSPAYDLVTPEGRDRLIAADPHNVVRLILPGVASGVDGSGGDGLRRSVAGAAGMLRDWEQAGVLERDAEPALWVYALSPADGAPDTVGWLAAVELPPAGSRAVLPHEDTFPGAVEGRRALLEATATDLEPIVLAHDPHPGLPALTVAAQDGPPTLEVTEADGVRHALWRVADPALTGPVTAALADTEAVIADGHHRFAAARAHGARAILALVTPMGPGGLRVHPIHRVVPDLALTEALAAASAGFRATELPVGAGGPAETVQRWITAPGGAGLLVSDGSRVVRLDSPSADVLDAVPAEAPEAWRGLDVVLVHHGLVHRLWGRTDDGGAVLIAHGIDEALAGARSRHGVAVLLRAPSPADVAAVARANARMPRKSTLFVPKPRTGLVLRPHGD comes from the coding sequence GTGCGCTCGACGTCGGACTCCCCGTACCCGGAAGCTGCGACGGGGCTCGAGGTCCGGCCCTTCCGCGCTCTTACGTACCGACGACGAGACCCCGGCCACCTGGCCCGGGTGAGCTCGCCAGCCTACGACCTGGTGACCCCGGAGGGCCGGGACCGTCTGATCGCCGCCGACCCGCACAACGTCGTGCGCCTCATCCTGCCCGGGGTCGCGTCCGGAGTGGACGGCTCGGGCGGCGACGGGCTGCGCCGGTCGGTCGCCGGAGCTGCCGGGATGCTGCGGGACTGGGAGCAGGCCGGAGTGCTCGAGCGCGACGCCGAGCCGGCACTGTGGGTCTACGCGTTGAGCCCGGCGGACGGCGCTCCGGACACCGTCGGCTGGCTGGCCGCGGTCGAGCTCCCGCCGGCCGGCTCGCGGGCCGTACTGCCCCACGAGGACACCTTCCCCGGTGCCGTGGAGGGACGCCGGGCGCTGCTGGAGGCCACGGCGACCGACCTGGAGCCCATCGTGCTGGCGCACGACCCGCACCCGGGTCTCCCCGCGCTGACCGTCGCAGCCCAGGACGGCCCGCCCACGCTCGAGGTGACCGAAGCCGACGGTGTCCGGCACGCCCTGTGGCGGGTGGCCGACCCGGCGCTGACCGGCCCGGTCACCGCCGCGCTCGCCGACACCGAGGCGGTCATCGCCGACGGGCACCACCGCTTCGCGGCGGCGCGGGCGCACGGTGCACGCGCCATCCTGGCGCTGGTCACCCCCATGGGACCGGGCGGGCTGCGGGTGCACCCGATCCACCGGGTGGTGCCCGACCTCGCCCTCACCGAGGCGCTCGCCGCGGCCTCGGCCGGCTTCCGGGCGACCGAGCTGCCCGTGGGCGCCGGCGGCCCCGCCGAGACGGTCCAGCGCTGGATCACCGCTCCCGGCGGCGCGGGTCTGCTCGTCAGCGACGGATCGCGAGTGGTCCGGCTGGACTCCCCCTCGGCCGACGTGCTCGACGCCGTGCCCGCCGAGGCCCCGGAGGCATGGCGCGGACTGGACGTCGTGCTCGTCCACCACGGTCTGGTGCACCGGCTGTGGGGCCGCACCGACGACGGCGGAGCCGTCCTCATCGCGCACGGCATCGACGAGGCGCTGGCCGGCGCACGCAGCCGCCACGGCGTGGCGGTCCTGCTGCGGGCGCCCTCGCCGGCCGACGTCGCCGCCGTGGCCCGCGCCAACGCCCGCATGCCGCGGAAGTCGACGCTGTTCGTCCCGAAGCCGCGGACCGGTTTGGTGCTGCGGCCCCACGGGGACTGA
- a CDS encoding HAD-IIA family hydrolase, with protein sequence MNGAPVPLSIGAAEPPCREYDVALLDLDGVVYVGPEAVPGVPEALATARAAGMRLGFVTNNASRTPEEVAGHLTALDVPARAPEVITSSQAAATVVVQRLGAGARVLPVGGPGVAAALRAAGLTVVTDAGEEPLAVVQGYGRDVGWTELAEAVVAVRNGAEHVATNADATIPSPRGPLPGNGALVGVVSAVTGRRPLVTGKPDPAMHAECVRRTGARRPLVVGDRLDTDVEGGRRAGAATLLVLTGVTDPATLLAAGPDQRPDLLAPDAAGLLTTHPAVVADDGGWRCGAWSARSGAGDGPLRLGRHVAGAAAGADGLDGLRALCVAHWARYPDTAAPARVAAADEAAAAELRRWVLPS encoded by the coding sequence GTGAACGGCGCCCCGGTCCCGCTGTCCATCGGTGCTGCGGAGCCACCCTGCCGGGAGTACGACGTCGCGCTGCTCGACCTCGACGGCGTCGTCTACGTCGGCCCCGAGGCGGTGCCCGGCGTGCCCGAGGCGCTGGCGACCGCGCGGGCGGCGGGCATGCGGCTGGGCTTCGTCACCAACAACGCGTCCCGGACGCCGGAGGAGGTCGCCGGGCACCTCACTGCTCTCGACGTCCCCGCCCGCGCCCCGGAGGTGATCACCAGCTCGCAGGCGGCGGCCACGGTCGTCGTCCAGCGGCTCGGTGCGGGCGCCCGCGTCCTGCCGGTCGGCGGCCCGGGGGTGGCCGCAGCGCTCCGGGCCGCGGGGCTCACCGTGGTCACCGACGCCGGGGAGGAGCCGCTCGCGGTCGTGCAGGGCTACGGCCGCGACGTCGGGTGGACCGAGCTGGCCGAGGCCGTGGTGGCGGTCCGCAACGGCGCCGAGCACGTGGCCACCAACGCCGACGCCACCATCCCCTCCCCGCGGGGGCCCCTGCCCGGCAACGGCGCGCTGGTGGGTGTGGTCAGCGCCGTCACCGGCCGGCGCCCGCTGGTGACCGGCAAGCCCGACCCGGCCATGCACGCCGAGTGCGTCCGGCGCACCGGAGCGCGACGGCCCCTGGTGGTGGGCGACCGGCTCGACACCGATGTCGAGGGTGGTCGCCGCGCCGGCGCGGCGACCCTGCTCGTCCTCACCGGCGTGACTGATCCGGCGACCCTGCTGGCGGCCGGTCCGGACCAGCGGCCCGACCTGCTCGCCCCGGATGCCGCCGGCCTGCTCACCACCCACCCCGCGGTCGTCGCGGACGACGGAGGGTGGCGCTGCGGGGCGTGGTCCGCTCGGTCCGGGGCCGGGGACGGTCCGCTGCGCCTGGGCCGGCACGTGGCCGGTGCGGCCGCCGGCGCCGACGGGCTCGACGGGCTGCGCGCGCTGTGCGTCGCGCACTGGGCCCGGTATCCGGACACGGCCGCACCGGCGCGGGTCGCTGCTGCCGACGAGGCTGCCGCCGCCGAGCTGCGGCGCTGGGTGTTGCCTTCCTGA
- a CDS encoding DNA-3-methyladenine glycosylase: MVPGPLLTPEELLGPSDAVAPTLLGCWLVTDRPAGRVALRLTEVEAYAGDGTDPAAHSHRGPTPRAAVMFGPPGRLYVYFSYGVHWCANVVVGAEGQGSAVLLRAGDVVAGEELAASRRPAAKAARDLARGPARLTQALAIGPDDKDADLLDPSSSVRLHRGDPPAQVSAGPRVGISVATELPWRFWETGAASVSAFRPGGKPRRRTAGQDRDR; encoded by the coding sequence GTGGTGCCCGGGCCGCTGCTGACACCCGAGGAGCTGCTCGGCCCGTCGGACGCCGTGGCGCCGACGCTGCTCGGGTGCTGGCTGGTCACCGACCGCCCGGCCGGCCGCGTGGCGCTGCGGCTCACCGAGGTCGAGGCTTACGCCGGCGACGGCACCGACCCGGCGGCGCACTCCCACCGCGGTCCCACGCCCCGCGCGGCGGTCATGTTCGGCCCGCCCGGGCGGCTCTACGTCTACTTCAGCTACGGCGTGCACTGGTGCGCCAACGTCGTCGTCGGCGCGGAGGGCCAGGGGTCGGCGGTGCTGCTGCGTGCCGGGGACGTCGTGGCAGGGGAGGAGCTGGCCGCCTCCCGCCGTCCCGCCGCGAAGGCCGCCCGCGACCTCGCCCGCGGACCGGCACGGCTCACGCAGGCCCTGGCGATCGGGCCCGACGACAAGGACGCCGACCTGCTCGACCCGTCGTCCTCCGTGCGGCTGCACCGTGGCGACCCACCGGCACAGGTCTCGGCCGGGCCGCGGGTCGGGATCAGCGTCGCCACCGAGCTGCCGTGGCGGTTCTGGGAGACCGGTGCGGCGTCGGTGAGCGCCTTCCGCCCGGGTGGGAAGCCCCGCCGGAGGACCGCCGGGCAGGATCGGGACCGGTGA
- a CDS encoding TlyA family RNA methyltransferase yields the protein MVRRSRLDAELVRRGLARSREHAVALIADGRVAVSGRAATKPATGVDANTPVVVRTDPDEPSWVSRGAHKLLGALEAFPVPVEGRRALDAGASTGGFTEVLLRRGAREVVAVDVGYGELAWSLRTDERVRVLERTNARTLTAEQVDGPVDLVVADLSFISLRLVLPALASCATDAADLLPMVKPQFEVGRERLGAGGVVRDPAHRQDAVLQVARAAAQIGWGTAGVVASPLPGPAGNVEFFLWLRRDAGPPCGEDVRRAVEEGPS from the coding sequence ATGGTCCGCCGCAGCCGGCTCGACGCGGAACTCGTGCGGCGGGGGCTGGCCCGCTCCCGGGAGCACGCCGTCGCCCTCATCGCCGACGGGCGGGTCGCCGTCTCCGGACGGGCCGCGACCAAGCCCGCCACCGGCGTGGACGCCAACACCCCCGTCGTCGTGCGCACCGACCCCGACGAGCCGAGCTGGGTCTCCCGCGGCGCGCACAAGCTGCTCGGCGCCCTGGAGGCCTTCCCGGTCCCCGTCGAGGGCCGGCGGGCACTGGACGCCGGCGCGTCGACCGGCGGCTTCACCGAGGTGCTGCTGCGCCGCGGGGCCCGCGAGGTCGTGGCCGTCGACGTCGGCTACGGCGAGCTGGCCTGGTCGCTGCGGACCGACGAGCGGGTGCGGGTGCTCGAACGGACCAACGCCCGCACGCTGACGGCCGAGCAGGTCGACGGCCCGGTGGACCTGGTCGTCGCCGACCTGTCGTTCATCTCCCTGCGGCTGGTGCTGCCCGCCCTCGCCTCCTGCGCCACCGACGCCGCCGACCTGCTGCCCATGGTGAAGCCGCAGTTCGAGGTCGGCCGCGAGCGGCTCGGCGCCGGTGGCGTCGTGCGGGACCCGGCGCACCGGCAGGACGCCGTCCTGCAGGTGGCGCGGGCCGCCGCCCAGATCGGCTGGGGGACGGCGGGCGTGGTCGCCAGCCCGCTGCCCGGACCGGCCGGCAACGTCGAGTTCTTCCTCTGGCTGCGCCGCGACGCCGGGCCGCCGTGCGGGGAGGACGTGCGCCGCGCCGTCGAAGAAGGACCGTCGTGA
- a CDS encoding NAD kinase, protein MTEVSPTVWAPSGNRHVLLTVHTGRHDIVELARSSAARLAKAGITVRLLEDEADALGIEGAQVVPPDAEAARGAEIVMVFGGDGTFLRAAELARYSNAALMGVNLGRVGFLAETEPEAVEETLTAIERCEYSVEKRLAIEVDVLDATGAVVGGTWALNEASVEKSERSRVLDLVVAIDGRPLTSFGCDGVLFATPTGSTAYAFSAGGPVVWPDVEAMLVVPSNAHALFSRPLVTSPDSVLTVAIPADGNRARVSADGRRALEVPEGGRVDVRRAARPVRIARVHKTTFGDRLVAKFGLPVRGFRDARRHDPGHEMAPDRNVLTRGYVRGDGGEGGHGGDTDDDA, encoded by the coding sequence GTGACAGAGGTCAGCCCCACCGTCTGGGCCCCCAGCGGAAACCGGCACGTGCTGCTCACCGTGCACACCGGCCGTCACGACATCGTGGAGCTCGCCCGCAGCTCCGCCGCCCGGCTGGCCAAGGCCGGCATCACCGTCCGGCTGCTCGAGGACGAGGCGGACGCGCTCGGCATCGAGGGCGCGCAGGTCGTGCCCCCGGACGCCGAGGCCGCCCGCGGCGCGGAGATCGTCATGGTCTTCGGCGGTGACGGCACCTTCCTGCGCGCCGCCGAGCTCGCCCGCTACAGCAACGCCGCGCTGATGGGCGTCAACCTCGGCCGCGTCGGCTTCCTCGCCGAGACCGAGCCCGAGGCGGTCGAGGAGACGCTCACCGCCATCGAGCGGTGCGAGTACTCGGTGGAGAAGCGGCTGGCGATCGAGGTCGACGTCCTCGACGCCACCGGTGCCGTCGTCGGCGGCACCTGGGCGCTGAACGAGGCCTCGGTGGAGAAGTCTGAGCGCTCGCGGGTGCTCGACCTGGTCGTGGCCATCGACGGTCGTCCGCTCACCAGCTTCGGCTGCGACGGCGTGCTGTTCGCCACACCCACCGGGTCCACGGCCTACGCGTTCTCCGCCGGCGGGCCGGTCGTGTGGCCCGACGTCGAGGCGATGCTCGTCGTCCCGTCGAACGCACACGCGCTGTTCTCCCGCCCGCTGGTCACCTCGCCGGACTCGGTGCTCACCGTCGCCATCCCGGCCGACGGCAACCGCGCCCGCGTGTCCGCCGACGGGCGGCGCGCGCTGGAGGTGCCCGAGGGCGGACGGGTCGACGTCCGCCGGGCCGCGCGGCCGGTGCGCATCGCGCGGGTGCACAAGACCACGTTCGGCGACCGGCTGGTGGCCAAGTTCGGGCTGCCGGTGCGCGGGTTCCGCGACGCGCGCCGGCACGACCCGGGCCACGAGATGGCTCCGGACCGCAACGTGCTGACCCGCGGTTACGTCCGCGGGGACGGAGGGGAGGGGGGCCATGGTGGCGACACGGACGACGACGCGTGA
- a CDS encoding tetratricopeptide repeat protein produces MSDAGVPDGDVYDWYQRGLQLLANRDPAAAATILARAAAAEPGSRSLLEALARAQYDAGRYAEAVGTFRELTVRNPADDYAQFGLGLAASRAGDLDLAAEHLALAVAMRPDLGHYSRALRGVRARRGGETS; encoded by the coding sequence GTGTCTGACGCGGGGGTGCCCGACGGCGACGTCTACGACTGGTACCAGCGCGGGCTGCAGCTGCTGGCCAACCGTGATCCGGCAGCGGCAGCGACGATCCTGGCCCGCGCCGCGGCGGCCGAGCCCGGATCGCGCAGCCTGCTGGAGGCGCTGGCCCGCGCCCAGTACGACGCCGGCCGCTACGCCGAGGCGGTCGGGACGTTCCGCGAGCTCACCGTCCGCAACCCGGCGGACGACTACGCCCAGTTCGGTCTGGGCCTCGCGGCCAGCCGAGCGGGCGACCTCGACCTCGCCGCCGAGCACCTGGCCCTCGCCGTGGCGATGCGGCCAGACCTGGGGCACTACTCGCGCGCGCTGCGCGGGGTGCGTGCCCGCCGCGGCGGGGAGACCTCGTGA
- the tyrS gene encoding tyrosine--tRNA ligase, whose product MTDVISELHRRGLIAQSTDEDALRAHLSAGPVPYYAGFDPTAPSLHVGHLLQFTVLRALQRAGHRPVVLVGGATGLIGDPRPTAERQLNDRGTVAGWVDSIRTQVAPFLEVPAEREGLEAPVYVDNLEWTAPLSAIDFLRELGKHFRVGRMLAKEAVAARLNSEAGISYTEFSYQILQANDYRELYRRHGVTLQTGGSDQWGNLTAGIDLVRRTEGATVHALSTPLVTKSDGTKFGKSEGGTVWLDPALTPPYAFFQFWLNADDADARAWLPLYSERPAEEVEALVAESVERPAARAVQRALAEELTRLVHGEDELRQAEAAGRALFGRDDLRALGPETLGAALREAGSVTVDGGTPTVAALLQQTGLVSSLSEARRTVKEGGAYLNNERVTDAEAVPGEEDWLPGGWLVLRRGKRSVAGVQRA is encoded by the coding sequence GTGACCGACGTGATCTCCGAGCTGCACCGCCGCGGGCTCATCGCCCAGAGCACCGACGAGGACGCCCTGCGCGCCCACCTGTCCGCCGGGCCGGTTCCCTACTACGCCGGCTTCGACCCGACCGCGCCCAGCCTGCACGTCGGCCACCTGCTGCAGTTCACGGTGCTGCGGGCGCTGCAGCGGGCCGGGCACCGGCCCGTCGTCCTGGTCGGTGGCGCGACCGGCCTCATCGGCGACCCGCGGCCGACCGCCGAGCGGCAGCTCAACGACCGCGGGACCGTCGCCGGCTGGGTGGACAGCATCCGCACCCAGGTCGCGCCCTTCCTCGAGGTCCCGGCGGAGCGGGAGGGCCTCGAGGCGCCGGTCTACGTCGACAACCTGGAGTGGACGGCGCCGCTGAGCGCGATCGACTTCCTCCGCGAGCTCGGCAAGCACTTCCGCGTGGGCCGGATGCTGGCCAAGGAGGCGGTCGCCGCCCGGCTGAACTCCGAGGCCGGTATCAGCTACACCGAGTTCAGCTACCAGATCTTGCAGGCCAACGACTACCGCGAGCTGTACCGGCGGCACGGCGTCACGCTGCAGACCGGCGGCTCGGACCAGTGGGGCAACCTCACCGCCGGCATCGACCTGGTGCGCCGGACCGAGGGGGCGACGGTGCACGCGCTGTCCACCCCGCTGGTCACCAAGTCCGACGGGACGAAGTTCGGCAAGAGCGAGGGCGGCACGGTCTGGCTGGACCCGGCCCTCACCCCGCCCTACGCGTTCTTCCAGTTCTGGCTCAACGCCGACGACGCCGACGCCCGTGCCTGGCTGCCCCTGTACTCCGAGCGCCCGGCCGAGGAGGTCGAGGCGCTGGTCGCCGAGTCCGTGGAGCGCCCGGCCGCCCGTGCGGTCCAGCGTGCGCTGGCCGAGGAGCTCACCCGCCTGGTGCATGGCGAGGACGAGCTCCGCCAGGCCGAGGCCGCCGGCCGGGCGCTGTTCGGCCGGGACGACCTCCGGGCCCTGGGCCCGGAGACGCTCGGGGCCGCCCTGCGGGAGGCCGGCAGCGTGACCGTGGACGGCGGGACCCCGACCGTCGCCGCCCTGCTGCAGCAGACCGGACTGGTCTCGAGCCTCTCGGAGGCCCGCCGGACGGTGAAGGAGGGCGGCGCCTACCTGAACAACGAGCGGGTGACCGACGCCGAGGCCGTACCGGGGGAGGAGGACTGGCTCCCGGGCGGCTGGCTCGTACTGCGTCGCGGCAAGCGCTCGGTCGCCGGCGTCCAGCGCGCCTGA
- the recN gene encoding DNA repair protein RecN — protein sequence MVATRTTTRETRRLARTAEPVEPVAAPPDGGTSLGRLTELRIRGLGAIDDVTLELGDGLTVVTGETGAGKTMVVTGLTLLFGGRADPGRVRANGRAGVEGRLALPADSPVWERAADAGADPDDDGTLILARTVSAEGRSRAHLGGRSVPVGVVAELAEGLLAVHGQSDQLRLSRPAEQRRALDRYAGTAHLELLDRYREAYTRWRQLAGDLERRRGQARELAQAADVLRHGLEEIEAAGPQPGEDAELDAQARRLSDADALRAAADEARTALVGDVTGDLGEDLPQDASAALAIAERALAASDDPTLVMLAQDLNDAIAVVSDVAGQLASYVADLDADPARLAEVMDRRAAITALVRKYADVGDGVDGVLAWAEDARRRLDELDVSDEALEALEAARDAARAEVDDLGARVSAGRRAAADGFAAEVGRELAGLALKSARVSFSVESDPDAPGPEGIDEVALLMAAHPGAPPRPVHKGASGGELSRVMLAIEVVFAGADPVPVMVFDEVDAGVGGQAAGEIGRRLARLARRHQVVVVTHLAQVAAFADTHLVVDKSPDTGAGVTATDIRAVDGEDRVRELARMLSGLTDSDTGQAHARELLAVAATARAAA from the coding sequence ATGGTGGCGACACGGACGACGACGCGTGAGACCCGACGGCTGGCCCGCACGGCGGAGCCGGTCGAGCCGGTCGCCGCGCCACCGGACGGCGGGACGTCGCTGGGCCGGCTGACCGAGCTGCGCATCCGCGGGCTCGGCGCCATCGACGACGTCACCCTCGAACTCGGCGACGGCCTGACCGTGGTGACCGGGGAGACCGGCGCGGGCAAGACGATGGTCGTCACCGGCCTGACGCTGCTCTTCGGCGGGCGGGCCGACCCCGGCCGGGTGCGCGCCAACGGGCGGGCCGGTGTCGAGGGCCGGTTGGCGCTGCCCGCCGATTCCCCGGTGTGGGAGCGCGCGGCCGATGCCGGCGCCGACCCCGATGACGACGGCACGCTGATCCTGGCGCGCACGGTCAGCGCCGAGGGCCGCTCGCGTGCCCACCTCGGCGGGCGCAGCGTGCCGGTCGGCGTGGTCGCCGAGCTGGCCGAGGGCCTGCTGGCGGTGCACGGGCAGAGCGACCAGCTTCGGTTGTCCCGTCCGGCCGAGCAGCGCCGGGCCCTGGACCGCTACGCCGGCACCGCGCACCTGGAGCTGCTGGACCGCTACCGCGAGGCGTACACCCGCTGGCGGCAGCTGGCCGGCGACCTCGAGCGCCGCCGCGGTCAGGCGCGGGAGCTGGCCCAGGCCGCCGACGTCCTCCGCCACGGGCTGGAGGAGATCGAGGCGGCGGGCCCGCAGCCGGGGGAGGACGCCGAGCTGGACGCGCAGGCGCGGCGGCTCAGCGACGCCGACGCGCTGCGCGCGGCCGCCGACGAGGCCCGCACCGCGCTGGTCGGCGACGTCACCGGCGACCTCGGCGAGGACCTGCCGCAGGACGCCAGCGCCGCGCTGGCGATCGCGGAGCGGGCGCTGGCCGCCTCCGACGACCCCACCCTGGTGATGCTCGCCCAGGACCTGAACGACGCGATCGCCGTGGTGTCCGACGTCGCCGGTCAGCTGGCCAGCTACGTCGCCGACCTCGACGCCGACCCCGCCCGGCTGGCCGAGGTGATGGACCGCCGCGCGGCGATCACCGCCCTGGTGCGCAAGTACGCCGACGTCGGCGACGGCGTGGACGGCGTCCTGGCCTGGGCCGAGGACGCCCGTCGCCGCCTGGACGAGCTCGACGTCTCCGACGAGGCCCTCGAGGCGCTCGAGGCCGCCCGCGACGCGGCCCGGGCCGAGGTCGACGACCTGGGCGCCCGGGTGTCGGCCGGGCGGCGGGCGGCCGCCGACGGGTTCGCCGCCGAGGTGGGCCGGGAGCTCGCTGGGCTGGCGTTGAAGAGCGCGCGGGTCTCCTTCTCCGTCGAGAGCGACCCGGACGCCCCGGGACCGGAGGGCATCGACGAGGTGGCCCTGCTGATGGCGGCCCACCCCGGCGCCCCGCCGCGCCCGGTGCACAAGGGGGCCTCGGGCGGTGAGCTGTCCCGGGTGATGCTGGCCATCGAGGTGGTGTTCGCCGGCGCCGACCCGGTGCCGGTCATGGTCTTCGACGAGGTCGACGCCGGGGTCGGCGGGCAGGCCGCCGGGGAGATCGGCCGGCGGCTGGCCCGGCTGGCACGCCGGCACCAGGTCGTCGTCGTCACCCACCTGGCGCAGGTCGCGGCGTTCGCCGACACCCACCTGGTGGTCGACAAGTCCCCGGACACCGGAGCGGGCGTGACCGCCACCGACATCCGGGCCGTCGACGGCGAGGACCGGGTCCGCGAGCTGGCCCGGATGCTCTCCGGGCTG
- a CDS encoding SCP2 sterol-binding domain-containing protein: MTALEGILGDLAAKPAAQGLDRSLSCRLTDLGQLVRGRLARGSVRDLRAEPDGQSPEKADIRFTMTSDDLVALTDGRLSFGPAWASGRVKLEAGLRDMLRLRTLL, from the coding sequence ATGACCGCCCTGGAGGGCATCCTCGGCGACCTCGCGGCCAAGCCTGCGGCGCAGGGCCTGGACCGGAGCCTGTCCTGTCGGCTGACCGACCTCGGGCAGCTCGTCCGCGGCCGGCTGGCCCGGGGTTCGGTCCGCGACCTGCGGGCCGAGCCCGACGGCCAGTCGCCGGAGAAGGCCGACATCCGGTTCACCATGACCAGCGACGACCTGGTCGCACTGACCGATGGCCGGCTCAGTTTCGGCCCGGCCTGGGCGTCGGGGCGGGTGAAGCTGGAGGCCGGCCTGCGCGACATGCTCCGGCTGCGCACGCTGCTCTGA
- a CDS encoding tetratricopeptide repeat protein, whose product MAGHLVVAGTLVDDQPEEALAHARAARDRASRIAVVREAVGVAAYHAGDYAEAARELRAYRRMSGDTGYRAVLADCERALGRPEVALRLVREALAEHPDTEETVELRLVEAGARQDLDELSAARLVLEGVLGGRPRPDSVDWTDPAVLRVSAAYADILEAAGESALAAEWHAAVAAHTPDESDVEFSEEELPVVDVAPAVEAAETPVGGAPSDADDDSGGDDDSGDDAGDDAGSDDDGDESGAYDFHEDVEAEVAELLGETDEPEDAAAAEAAAEH is encoded by the coding sequence GTGGCGGGCCACCTGGTCGTCGCCGGGACGCTCGTCGACGACCAGCCCGAGGAGGCGCTGGCCCACGCGCGGGCGGCCCGCGACCGGGCGTCGCGCATCGCCGTCGTCCGCGAGGCCGTCGGCGTGGCCGCGTACCACGCCGGGGACTACGCCGAGGCCGCTCGTGAGCTGCGGGCCTACCGCCGGATGAGCGGCGACACCGGGTACCGGGCGGTGCTCGCCGACTGCGAGCGGGCCCTGGGGCGTCCCGAGGTCGCGCTGCGGCTGGTGCGCGAGGCGTTGGCCGAGCACCCGGACACCGAGGAGACCGTCGAGCTGCGCCTGGTCGAGGCGGGTGCCCGCCAGGACCTCGATGAGCTGTCCGCGGCCCGTCTCGTGCTGGAGGGCGTCCTCGGCGGGCGCCCCCGCCCGGACTCGGTCGACTGGACCGATCCCGCGGTGCTGCGGGTCTCGGCCGCCTATGCCGACATCCTCGAGGCCGCCGGCGAGAGCGCCCTCGCGGCCGAGTGGCACGCCGCGGTGGCTGCCCACACCCCGGACGAGTCCGACGTCGAGTTCTCCGAGGAGGAGCTGCCGGTGGTCGACGTCGCCCCGGCGGTCGAGGCTGCCGAGACACCGGTCGGCGGAGCGCCGTCGGACGCGGACGACGACTCCGGCGGCGACGATGACTCCGGCGACGACGCCGGCGACGACGCCGGCTCGGACGACGACGGAGACGAGTCGGGCGCCTACGACTTCCACGAGGACGTCGAGGCCGAGGTCGCCGAACTGCTGGGAGAGACCGACGAGCCCGAGGACGCCGCTGCCGCGGAGGCCGCCGCCGAGCACTGA